atactcaatatatcccatatgcatggggtgggcatgtagctggggggggggggaggttgaggggcttcaaccccccgaaattctcatggtggtctgcgagaaggccttactggtacattatttaaactgttatgtttattcatatcatgatctgatcgccatgctcaatatatcccatatgcaagggggtattggggtaatgctagggtagaccctcttttactcagactcagcccccctccccatcaaaatcctggctacgggcctgacatgggggtattggaataacgatacaaaagatttgctagggtagaccctctttcatgcacattcagccccccccccccaatcaaactcaccccccccccccccccccgaatcaaaatcctggcatgggggtattggaataaccatacaaaagatttgctagggcaGATCCTCAgtctcccccaaatcaaactcagacccctccccccaatcaaaatcctatCTACGGGCCTGTTGctgactgctacttcctggcagatatcAGGTAGTGCGATATTGgacaaacagtataatttctccagtggcgtagggcatagacatcctgtctcattaagagccacatccactgttttagagtggtgagatgtTTGCCATGCTGGGCAtgagtactcagcagcagagtagccaagcgcaagggcagatgagtGCAGTGTGTATGGGGTGGCGAgccccactgaaatactattgtCCAAAGCACCAAAGCCTGCCTTATTCTCCTGCCTTGCAGCATCCCTTCCTTTGGTGATGTGGCCGTAAGGGAGGACCAGGAGGTGCCCCTCAAGGACGTGGCCCTGCAAGGTGGAGAGCTGCGCTGGAGTGACTCCGGAAGGTGAGGGCACTGAAGGGCGGAGGGGCAAGGCaggaccccccctcccccggcatTTTACCCTTGGCAGGGTGGTGTCCCCCTCTGCATCCTCCTTTCGACTTCCTACAGCAGGAGTGGGATGTAGGGCTTTCTCTCACACGGAGGCCTTTCTCTTTCAGGGGATGCCCCTCTGGCCTGGCCGTGGCCCTCACCTGCTCCAGTGAGTACagccctttcatagaatcaaagaatcatagactcaaagagttggaagagacctcctgggctatcatgcagtccaaccccattctgccaagaagcaggaacattgcattcaaagcacccctgacagatggccacccagcctctgcttcaaagcctccaaagaaggagcctccaccacactccagggcagagagttccactgctgaacggctctctcagtcaggaagttcttcctcatgttcagatggaatctcctttcttgtagtttgaagccattgctccattgcgtcctagtctccaaggaagcagtaaacaagcttgctccctcctcctccctgtggcttcctctcacatatttatacatggccattatcatatctcctctcagccttctcttcttcaggctaaacatgcccagctccttaagccgctcctcatagggcttgttctccagacccttgatcattttagtcgccctcctctggacacattccagcttgtcaatgtctctcttgaattgtggtgcccagaattggacacaatattccaggtgtggtctaaccaaagcagaatagagcatggggggcatgacttccctggatctagacactaggctcctcttgatgcaggccaaaatcccattggctttttttgctgccacatcacattcctggctcatgtttaacttgttgtccacaaggactccaagatctttttcacacgtactgctctcaagccaggcattgtcccccattctgtctctttgcatttcgtttttcctgccaaagtggagtatcttgcatttgtccctgttgaacttcattttgttagttttgacccatcatctctctaacctgtcaagatccctttgaatcctgctcctgtcctctggagtcttggctctccctcccaatttggtgtcgtctgcaaactggatgatcctgccttctcgcccttcatctaagtcattaatcaagatgctgaacaggaccgggcccaggacggaaccctgcggcactccgcttgtcacttctttcccatTCACTCCACAGGAAGCCCCCTTTGTGGTGGACCTGATGCTCCTGGGGGCTCTGAGCAGTTGAGTAGCCCCCTCCAAGCTATTCTGGTCCCAGGGCTCCCCCCAATGCCTCTCTGAGCCTGAAAGTCCCTTGACTtgagattatgattatgattattattattattaaactttatttgtaccccgctagcatctcccgaaggattcgatgtggcttacacaggccgaggcctcaacacacaacacaatacaatctaagcaaatcaaacaattaaaaacagaataaagcaaaataaacaacaggcacaatacagtaaaacacaataaaactgggccgggccagagcaatgggtacaagattaaaagtgctgatgtgacaggaggtgtatatagggcttccagggcaagtgcgatgtgcgatgtgcagcaatcattggttctggtaaagtgcttctgggacttggtggtggagatttcctaatctgggaaggcgcattggaaaagccaggtcttcaagttctttctgaaggcagccaatgtaggggcctgtctaaggtctttggggagggtgttccagagtcggggggccaccacggaaaaggccctgtcctgcgTCCCCACCAGAGATGGGGGTCCAGCTCCCAGaccaggcagcagcagcagcaggtggGAAGGGGCCAGCTTCTCAGGTAAGTGTTCCCTGCCCTTCCATCACTTCTTTGCCTCTTATGTGCAGGTTGTGGCCTGGCTCTGGGGGCTCCGCGTGTCGTGGGTGGGGCCCCTGCTTCTATCCGGTCGTGGCCGTGGCAAGCCAGCCTGCAGCACAAGGGAAAGCACATCTGCGGAGGGAGCCTCATTGCACCCCGCTGGGTCCTGACGGCGGCACACTGCTTCAGGTGAGTTCTCCTGACTCCCACCCTTGGAACATCCCTTCTTGGGCCTAACTGTGACCGACTCTCTTGCAAAACATGTCAAaggaacacagatatctatatacAATACCACAATAGAAGTTGcaaaacatattcaaataaaCAGTGTATATAAATCACAAAACTAAATCTAGAAAGCAAGTTCCTTGTTTCTTTTATATTCCTTAATGCAGTCAGTAAACTTGCAATAATGTCCCAACGGTCTCTAATGCAAAATATCTTCCAAATGATGATATTTGTAGTCCTTAAGACCGTGAATAAactgataatgtattgtcgaaggctttcatggctggaatcactaggttcttgtgggttttttcgggctatagagccatgttctagaggcatttctcctgacgtttcgcctgcatctatggcaagcatcctcagaggtgtgaggtctgttggaattaggacaatgggtttatatatctgtggaatggctggggtggggcaaggagctcttccctgctggagctaggggtgaatgtttcagctgatcaccttcattagcatttgaaggcctgcctgagcctgggaaaatctcttgctgagaggtgttaagatgtgcctggttgtttcctctctgttgttttgctgttgtaattttagagctttttaatgctggtagccagattttgttcattttcatggtctcttcctttctgttgaaattgtccataggCTGATAATGTTCTCAAGGACAAATTTGTTTACGTTCTCTAGGACTACAAGTTTTCATTGTTGACGTTCTCAAGGACTACAAGTATTATCAATTTATTGACGGTCTTAAGGACTACAAATATCaacatttggaatatattttgcaTTGGAGACTGTGGGGACAATATTTGAAGTTTACTGACTGTCTCAAGAACTATATTACATTTTGATTACGTTCTCAAGGACTACAAGCATTATCAGTTTATTCACGGTCTTAAGGACTACAAATATCATCATTTGGAAGATATTTTGCATTAGAGACCGTTGGGACATTATTGCAAGTTTACTGACTGCATTAAGgaatataaaagaaataaagaactTGCTTTCTCGATTTTGTTTTGTGATTTATATACACTGTTTATTTGAATACGTTTTGCAACTTCTGTTGTGGTATCTCTTGCAAAACAACCAGGCAGCAGAAGTGGTGTTGCAAGGAGTGTCGCCTTCCTTCCCTGGCTACGGAAAAGGAGCCCAGGGAGACAGGTGCGCCTCTTCTGCCCGTCCTCGCAGGTACCACCCCGTGACAGAGGAGTGGCAGGTGAAGGGGGGCTCCGAGACCCTCCTAAAGGCCACAGCAGTCCCCGTGGAGAGGATCTTTGTCATGGAGGCCCAGGACGCACTCCCCAAAGACAAGGACATCGCCCTGGTCAAGCTGCAAAGGCCCCTGAGTGGCCCAGGTAAGGGAGAGAGAAGAGGCCAGGGAAGGTGGCCGCACCATCAccagttgattgattgattgattgattgatttcggttgcttctaccccgtccttctcacccccggaggggactcagggcggcttacaaaagcaaggcacaattcgatgcccgcatcacataacagcaataagacgaataacatcagttaacagaaaaacagcaattctagcaataacatcaattaacagaaaagaATAATTATTgcaaggcaaaaacaaccataaaaccaataaaagcaataaaaccaatacaaaacatttctcctcattgacgatcagcgtttcgcaatctcatagttcaagttccaattccacaattgtcagtcccttcagtcctatccatctggttgtccatatctagttgtcagattgcccaaagacctgctcccacaaccacgtctttaccttcctcctgaaggagaggagggatgttgatgccctaatttcccccgggagtgagttccacaggtgaggggccaccactgagaaggccctgctcctcgtacccatccagcctcacttgtgatagcggtggggtcgagagcagggcctccccagaagatctcaaattccggggtgggacgtagagggagatacgttcggatagatacactggaccggaactgtaaagggttttgtaggtcaaaaccagcaccttgaattgcgcttggaactgaaccggcagccagtggagctgacacaacagggtggtggtgtgctccttgtatgtcgctccagtaagcaatctggctgctgctcgctggaccagttgaagtttccgaacagtcttcaagggcaaccccacatagagtgtgtcgcagtagtctattcgggatgtaacaagagcatggaccactgtggggAAAGCTCTGGTGATGCAACTGGGCTGCAATATGGAGCACGGACACACAGTTTGCAGTCTAGGACCCAGGTTCCACCCATACCACCCTTCCTTCTGTCTGCAGATCCAGTGGTGCCTATTTGCCTGCCCTTCTTTGATGAAGAGATTGCCCCAGGGACTTCCTTGTGGGTCACAGGCTGGGGCTTCACTAAGCAAGGCGGTGAGTCTCTTGCGTTAGGAGGGGAAACATCTTTTTTTGGTCACCTCCTCCTCAGTGGGAATGCAGTGGAATTTGGGGAGTGGCACCCAGCTCTTTGCCCCAGAAATGGAAACCGGACCCCCAAAGAGACCAGAGAAGGAGGCCTATCAGGGTCACAGGCCTCCCTTCCCAGCTGTTGGGTGGGCTGGAGGAAGCAAGGTGGAAAGTTGGCTTGGAGCAAACCCCTCCGGCCCTACTGAGCCCCCAACTCCTTCCCCAGGGAAGCTTTCCAAGGGTCTGCAGCAGGCGCAAGTGGAGCTGATGGACAGGGAGACCTGCAACAGAGCAGAGGGCTACCAGGGCGAAGTGACCGACAGGATGCTCTGCGCAGGCCGCCCAGAGGGCAAAGCGGACACCTGCCAGGTAAGTCAGCCCAGACGTCCCTCTGCCCCTCATCCCAGTTGGGGTGGGGAGGTGTCATTGGATGAGAGACAGGTGCAGGATgggaagcacacacatatacacacaggtcAGCAAcaacccttcttttcctcctggtggacaatgcctggctcgagagcagtacatgtgaaaaagatcttgaagtcctcatggacaacaagttaaacatgagccaggaatgtgatgcagcagccaaaaaagccaatgggatgttggcctacatcaagaggagtctagtgtctagatccagagaagtcatgctccccatgctctatcctgccttggtcagaccacacctggaatcacactgtgtccacttctgggcaccacaattgaagggagaggttgacaagctggaatgtgtccagaggagggcgactcaaaggattaagggtctggagaacaagccctatgaggagtggctgaaagagctgggcatgtttagcctgaagaagagaaggctgagaggagacgtgatgagggccatggatcaagaggtgagggggtgccacagggaggagggagcaagcttgttttctgctgccctggagactaggacgtgttGCGCTGAATCAATTTGTTGCacagtagcaatgtccaacatgcccaaaacccaatgccaaagacacagacccgtcagaagaaataaaacagtagagctttactcttggttgcagagttgaaaacaaaacagcttggcacacttacatagtctCCGTAAGTGATTCAGAATGAATCTTCTGTGTTATAAATTatagagcataacaaaagtaCATCGTTACTTCACCATAGCATAAGCTTCTTGCATCTGCTCTCCAGCAAGTCCAACAGCCAACTGCTAACCGTTTTGCAAAAGCCTCAAAACTGTTACATTCAAGAGGCGTGGCCTAGCCTTGCTTAGCTGAGCTAGTTTTGCAGCACCAGTTGATCGTTAACAttttgcaaggcttttctgcaaggctttctttaacacacacacactggacttgCAACAATATACTGtaataggacacaatggaacaatggcttcaaactacaagaaaggagattccacctaaacatgaggaagaacttcctgactgtaagagccgttcagcagtggaactctctgccccggagtgtggtggaggctccttctttggaagcttttaaacagaggctggatggccatctgttgggagtgctttgaatgcaatattcctgcttcttggcagaatggggttggactggatggcccacgaggtctcttccaactctttgattctaggattctatggttcttgtTCCAGGGAGATAGCGGAGGGCCCCTGATGCACGAGTGGCAAGGGCAGTGGTACTTGCTGGGCGTGGTCAGTTGGGGCCAAGGCTGCGGCAGCCCCGGCGCTCCCGGCATCTACACCAAGGTGCAGGCCTACCTCGGCTGGATCTACACCATCCTCGGGGTCAGTATGGCAAGGGGGGCAGCCCTCTTTGGGGTGGGAGGAGGCTTTGCTGGCGCCCTCATTCACCCCTATTCTCCTCTGTGTTGCAGTCTGAATCCTGAATGTCGTCCAGTCCCTCGCCAAGAGACTGTGCTTTCCGATGAGACAAAGCAGGACCCACTTGCAAGCGGAACACTGAATTCCATTGGGACTCTCCCACTGTGCCAGCTGTGCCCTGTTTCTTTCCTGGCCCATTTGCAAGACAAGCGGCTCCATCAGCTCCCCTGAGGTTGTTCCCAAACAAAGgcctaacacagtgtttctcaacctcccaaatgccaggaccccttaatccagttcctcatgttgtggtgacccccaaccataacattatttgcgttgctacttcataactgtaattttgctattgttatgtatcgtaatgtaaatatctgatatgcaggatgtattttcattcactggcacaaatatccgatactcccaaatttgaatactagtggtttggggggggggggtgtcgattttgtcatttggaagttgtagttgctgggatttgtagttcacttacaatcaaagagcattctgaactccaccagggatgcaactgaaccaaacttggcacacaggactcccatgaccagcagaaaatactggaagggtttggtgggcattgactttgagttttggagttgtagttcacctacatccagagagcactgtcgactcaaacaatgatggatctggagcaaacttgccatgaatactcaacatgccctatgtgaatgaacactgaactccaccaatgatggaattggaccaaacttggcacacaggactcccatggccaacagaaaatactggaagggtttggtgggcattgactttgagttttggagttgtcgttcaccgacatccagagatgATACATAATGGGTTACAAAGCCTTTTTATTGCGACTTTGGAgctagactcaaacaatgatagatctggaccaaacttagtacaaatactcaatatgcccaaatgtgaacactggaggagtttggggacaTTAGATcgtgacatttgggggttgtggttgctgggatttatagttcacctacaatcaaagagcattctgaaccccaccaatgatagaattgggccaaacttcccacacaagacTCCCATAACCGGTAGAAAatactgtgaacactggtggagtttggggataatagattgtgacatttgggggttgtagttgctgggatttatagttcacctacaatcaaagagcattctgaaccccaccaatgatagaattgggccaaacttcccacacaagacTCCCATAACCGGTAGAAAatactgtgaacactggtggagtttggggataatagattgtgacatttgggggttgtagttgctgggatttatagttcacctacaatcaaagagcattctgaaccccaccaatgatagaattgggccaaacttcccacacaagacTCCATAACCGGTAGAAAatactgtgaacactggtggagtttggggataatagattgtgacatttgggggttgtagttgctgggatttatagttcacctacaatcaaagagcattctgaaccccactgtagagatgtgttcattataaagtgttatttataatgtgtttaaactgtatttataatgtttattatagagtgtttaatgtactgtgtttaaactgcatttatgtattacatttattgccatggcctagctgtgagggataggttgccatggtgacaagacaaagcctcagagaaggtgggcggagcttaaggaaaaAAAGGTTAgagtgtggcagttaagctccagtccggtggaggagacccggagaagagcagagccagttaagggctctggaaaatagcagagtcaagaaaggactctggggaaagtagtttagtccggtggaagagacccggggaagaggagagccagttagggctctgttgtgaagctgtgagaattcagcagttcttagaatttgtgaatatttcttcagcaagagagctgaaggtgttaccttgttagattacttaggttaaagaatctaacagagggggttttaaggatcgccagtaaggaaagactggtgatcagtggtttgttccgagtatagggcaaacagtgtggacattcacaatagggaactctgaaatagtataagcacttcactaaagaaggagtttgtagatttgtaacattcagaagcctgaaagtatctcaaaccagccattttgtaacatcaagccttgtgccaagttcaaactctcaaaactgcaacaattacgttctgttaacaataaaacttgttctctttgtatttcaaacctgcctcctccattgctgttatgcttggtgcattccacactaccaaaatcacctcacaacccaactaaagataaacagagacataaaccagcgtctctaaacatattggtggcagcttaattgatatttaaaagaaggttcctcacagaatattggtgacattaaagaagattaatacttcctcacataatttttggtggcatctagtgggattagcgctgcttctttacatttttggttgacaagcggtgggattaacgcttctttacacccaccaatgatagaattgggccaaacttcccacacaagacTCCCATAACCGGTAGAAAatactgtgaacactggtggagtttggggataatagattgtgacatttgggggttgtagttgctgggatttattgttaagctacaatcaaagagcactctgaacctagccaataatggatctgcaccaaccTTGGcccactacctacatggccaacattgaatactagtggggttgtgggggaggggtctgtttttgaattctgggagttgtagttgaccaaCAACAAAAGGGAATAGAAGGACACGCGGAGAGATCTTCAATGTTCTCTGCCAAAagtgttcctaagaccataagaactatgtgttttctgatggtctttggtgacccctctgaaactcccctcGTGACccatccaggggtcccgacccccaggttgagaaacactggtctaacagGATGGCCCAGGAAGGAAGAGTTCTCCGCCGGCCACTGACCGTGGCTTCCCTGCCTTGGCCTTTGCCAAAGCCTTCCTCTGTGCCCTCCCAGGACTTGGCCCTCCTGGCTCTTTGAAGGGCACCCACTCATGGCCAGGACTTGTATGTCTTTGGAGGATGCCCACCTCTCTGCCAGGAATAAACCAAGGCCATCCTTTCCCTGTCTGTCCCTGTGCCAAGATCTGGGTTCCGTCTGGGGCTTGGTTTTTAAGTCGttatgtgtgttattgtttatatgtgatttatactaattgtattgtttttgtttattgctttcttgttttattgatgtgttgttgggtttggccccatgtaatcCACTCAaaatctcttggggagatggtaaggtaaaggtaaaggttgtcccctgacattacgtccagtcatgtctgactctggggtgtggtgctcatctccatttctaagccgaagagccagcgttgtccatagacaccttcaaggtcatgtggccggcatgactgcatggagcgccgttaccttcccaccggagcggtacctattgatctactcacatttgcatgttttcgaactgctaggttggcagaagctagggctgacagcggaagctcacgccgctccccggaattgaacctgcgacctttcgatcaacaagctcagcagctcagtgctttaaaccactgcgccactgggggctccagatggtggcggggtataaataaagtattattattattaggttcttgtgggttttttcgggctatagggccatgttctagaggcatttctcctgacgtttcgcctgcatctatggcaagcatcctcagaggtagtgaggtctgttggaattaggacaatgggtttatatctctgtggaatggctggggtggggcaaagagctcttccctgctgcagttaggtgtgaatgtttcaactgaccaccttcattagcatttgaaggcctggctgagcctgggggaaactttttgttgagaggtgttaagagtgcctggttgtttcctctctgctgttttgctgttgtaattttggagttttttaatactggtagccagattttgttcattttcatggtctcttcctttctgttgaaattgtccacatgcttcttgtggatttcaatggcttctctgtgtagtctgacatggtggttgttggtgtggtccagcatttctgtgttctcagataatatgttgtctccaggctggttcctcaggttctctgctatggctgacttctctggttgaaggagtctgcagtgccgttcatgttccttgattcatgtttgggcgctgcgttggTGGTCCCTGCGTTtggtggaccactctcacaaccaccatgtcagactacacagagaagccattgaaatccacaagcaggtggacaatttcaacagaaattagcatttaatggcccagttTTCAAGGAGTGActacttactgcctggggaatcctttgttgagaggtgattagctgtccttgattgtttcttgtctggagttcccccgtTTTAAaattttgctctttatttactgttatgattttagagttatcgtctatgttttatttgttaattgcttgtattgtgatgattattgtttgtattgctgtgtttgggctcggcctcatgtaagcctcactgagtcccttggggagatggttgttgttgttcattcgttcagtcgtctccgactcttcgtgacctcatggaccagcccacgccagagctccctgttggccgtcaccacccccaggggagatggtagcggggtacaaataaagtattattattattattattattattattattattattattatgagttttttttaatactggaggccagatcttgttcattttcatgtttcacGGAATGGCAACTTTTGGTTGGGGTTGCCTCCCCTCCACTCAAAGTGAAACCCCTCCAAAGGCAGCTTCCTAAGCACATCAA
This portion of the Anolis sagrei isolate rAnoSag1 chromosome 7, rAnoSag1.mat, whole genome shotgun sequence genome encodes:
- the TMPRSS4 gene encoding transmembrane protease serine 4; the protein is MEKDPEQPCKHKDAECVHETLSTWHALVRFGIPVAVSVFGLTALLALGFLIKAALGSYYFFCSQSFHFVPLSLLCDGQADCTWGEDEGVCVEPVPEGSPPGVRLAQEGSGLQVRSQESGAWAWACRHGFDATMAQAACAQMGYSSIPSFGDVAVREDQEVPLKDVALQGGELRWSDSGRGCPSGLAVALTCSSCGLALGAPRVVGGAPASIRSWPWQASLQHKGKHICGGSLIAPRWVLTAAHCFRYHPVTEEWQVKGGSETLLKATAVPVERIFVMEAQDALPKDKDIALVKLQRPLSGPDPVVPICLPFFDEEIAPGTSLWVTGWGFTKQGGKLSKGLQQAQVELMDRETCNRAEGYQGEVTDRMLCAGRPEGKADTCQGDSGGPLMHEWQGQWYLLGVVSWGQGCGSPGAPGIYTKVQAYLGWIYTILGSES